In the Vanacampus margaritifer isolate UIUO_Vmar chromosome 9, RoL_Vmar_1.0, whole genome shotgun sequence genome, aatcaTGGAAAACGGCCTGGACACAAATTATGGTGCTTCAAGaaaagattgaaaataatttgaccgTAGGGAAACATTCAACCAAGGTGTGTCCTCTAATTAGCATCACAGGTGTCCTCAACCTTTTAAGCCGTCTGTCAGCCTATTTCAGGGGGTAAGcaatcctggtcctcaagagccgcagtcctgcatgttttgtctccctcctccagcaCAGGTGATTGAAATGATCATCTCATCAGCAACCTCTGGtaaagcctgataatgatcctcacctgtgttgactattttcttttatttcattattttccttCAATAACAGAGGGGTACCAGCATTTTTTCACCCACGCGTGCACATGAATGGTATTGTTGTCATACTGTTTATTCAAAAACCTTCTCTATAACCCCAATCAGTTGTAGATGGATAACAAAATGCACACTCTGAAATGTAAACCTTCCAACATTGGTTGTGAAAACCAAAAAGAAGGCTTTATGGGTACCAACATGCTTACAGCATTAAGATTTTCATGCAAAATACATCTGGCAAGACGAGCCCttccagtcttttttttattttgattttttactTGAATTGATTCAAGAAAGACAAGTTTGGGGCATCCAAGAATCagtaattatatgtcaataaatTATATGGAATATctgtacaaaaaacaacaacaaccctaaATGTCCCAATATATTAGTGGTCACATGCTGCAAGATTAACCCGCCTGTCTTCCATGAACTGTCTTATCTGTTACTAAGCAACTTCAACAAGCCTCAACAATCAGACTTGCCCACTTTTTCCATTCCCTCATCACCGGTCTAGCTACTGAAGCAATAATATTCTTTAAAGACCCAGCATTACTACAAAGGGGGAAAACGGTAGATTGTAATGAAAGGAGGGTAACAGAAAGCATTATTTCCTAGGGAAGGCCTCTATAGGGTGTAGCagtctttccttttcttttgtcCCAATGTGTGActgactttgtttttgtgtgtgttcacataatgTTACACTTCTTGTTCTTGTGGCTGTGAGAGTCTTTAAAGCGGAGTCGTTGCTTGGATCGATACTTCTCCAGGTAAGTTAGTTGTTTACTGTTGATGGCTCCACGACGCTTCCTTCAACACAGTAAAAGACAAGAattaagtgatttaaaaaaaaaaagaaaaaaaagaaggacaaATCCAGTTGTGTACGTCCTTTTGAAAGATTTtgaatattgcacatatttaattagtaaaataaaagatgaatttcattttttgttgttagtAATTTTCTTACATTCACAAAATGCATGAGCACAAAGTAGCCTCCATATTCTGACTACAGATTTGAGGTTGTGTTCCCCTATCACAGTATTTACATGCATCCTATTTAGTTTCCCCAATAATACATATTtagttcataaaaaaataaggttGGCGTATACTAACTGTCGGATGAGTTGAATAGCGTCTTCATACTTCATTCCACTCTCTATCAAAGCCAGCGCGACCAGCACAGGAGCCCTGCGTGGACATATGTAGACATGAAAACAGGTACAGTACGTCTGCGAGATGACTATGACCATTTTTGTCAGAcctatatttacatttgtttcattAAATCAGTAACAAATCTGATGTAATGTAAATCCTGTGTGTGCATTATGTATGAACATCATTCGATGTTTAGCTAACCTTCCGAGGCCTGCCACGCAGTGAACAGCCACGCAGCATCCAGGTTCCTCCTGAAACTTCTTCTTCAGTAAACTCAACCAATCATCAACTAGTACATTTGGGGGCGGGGCACCATCATCAAATGGCCAATCCTAAATGAGAAGCAGTTAAGAAAccatcatgtactgtatgtgtgtgtttattcatTTCACATCCATAGAATAGTTACAACTTTGTTGTGATGACTTTTGTTCttgtgtggacattttagcttgtttttattttttattttttttatgatgacagCAGTGTGGTATGACTAAGAGAGGGAGTGCTGCCACCTGTCTGTGAAAGTGAGATGTACACTGCTCATGAACAGCTCATTTTAGGATGAACCCAAAATATTGCAActagtgtatgtgtgtatacggTACGTCCTCACCACCACAGTAATGCCATCTTTCTCCAGTGGTGTTTTGTCATACGTGATGTCACAAACTCGAACCACTGTTGTGACCCCGAATCGCTTCAAGTCCTGCAACACAAACAGTACATCAATTGTGTTTTGTTGGTTTAGTTTAGCAGTAAGAGTATTATTTGGCACCTTGAATCTTACCTCTGTGAAGGAGCCGAGTGTGCTGTCAGTTGGGTTATGTGTGATAAGAAATCGCATGTGGTTGTGGGACAGTTCCACTGGAGCTGGACGGTTCATGTTGACCAGTTTGACTTTTGACCCACAATTGACCAGGGAAGACT is a window encoding:
- the LOC144058210 gene encoding protein tyrosine phosphatase type IVA 3-like isoform X1, translated to MNRPAPVELSHNHMRFLITHNPTDSTLGSFTEVRFKVPNNTLTAKLNQQNTIDVLFVLQDLKRFGVTTVVRVCDITYDKTPLEKDGITVVDWPFDDGAPPPNVLVDDWLSLLKKKFQEEPGCCVAVHCVAGLGRAPVLVALALIESGMKYEDAIQLIRQKRRGAINSKQLTYLEKYRSKQRLRFKDSHSHKNKKCNIM
- the LOC144058210 gene encoding protein tyrosine phosphatase type IVA 3-like isoform X2, with protein sequence MNRPAPVELSHNHMRFLITHNPTDSTLGSFTEDLKRFGVTTVVRVCDITYDKTPLEKDGITVVDWPFDDGAPPPNVLVDDWLSLLKKKFQEEPGCCVAVHCVAGLGRAPVLVALALIESGMKYEDAIQLIRQKRRGAINSKQLTYLEKYRSKQRLRFKDSHSHKNKKCNIM